The Leptospira sp. WS39.C2 genome contains a region encoding:
- a CDS encoding arsenate reductase ArsC, with the protein MKKNILILCTGNSCRSQIAEAWMRFYAKDNANVYSAGIETHGVNPKAIATMKEVGIDISNHTSNHINEYKNIAFDFLITVCDHAKENCPYFPSDAKRFHHNFTDPSKKVGTESEIWEAFAKTREEIRIYCENFVKMELGK; encoded by the coding sequence ATGAAAAAAAATATATTGATCCTTTGTACAGGAAATAGTTGCAGAAGCCAAATTGCAGAAGCATGGATGCGTTTTTATGCAAAAGACAATGCCAATGTGTATAGCGCAGGAATTGAAACTCATGGAGTGAATCCAAAAGCCATCGCGACAATGAAAGAGGTAGGAATTGATATTTCTAATCATACTTCGAATCATATCAATGAATACAAAAACATAGCTTTTGATTTTTTAATCACTGTCTGTGACCACGCAAAAGAAAACTGTCCTTATTTTCCAAGTGATGCCAAAAGGTTTCACCATAACTTTACAGATCCTTCTAAGAAAGTTGGAACCGAATCAGAAATTTGGGAAGCATTTGCAAAAACGAGAGAAGAAATTCGCATTTATTGTGAAAATTTTGTAAAAATGGAATTAGGAAAATAG
- a CDS encoding DUF6428 family protein: MKTLTWFDFKKNLDLYPDLQLKFVYNDNDTIYPNYHITEFKLATIEAVDCGGNFDTWKEIILQVLEPNTKAESDAMSIKKINSIVSKVSNLIIVPENAILRVEFGNTSSAMRQYFISNIKIEASELVVYLADGKTECKASSSCGTPKVNKDLSLVKEFPSNLTQQKNSCCSPKSVTLDSEKVGCC; the protein is encoded by the coding sequence ATGAAAACACTCACCTGGTTTGATTTTAAAAAAAATTTGGATTTGTATCCTGACTTACAACTCAAATTTGTTTACAATGACAATGATACCATTTACCCGAACTATCACATCACGGAATTTAAGTTAGCAACGATTGAAGCTGTTGATTGTGGTGGAAATTTTGATACTTGGAAGGAAATCATTTTACAAGTTTTAGAACCGAACACCAAAGCGGAATCGGATGCGATGAGTATTAAAAAAATAAACTCTATTGTTTCCAAAGTATCGAACTTGATCATTGTACCAGAAAATGCGATTTTACGAGTTGAATTTGGGAATACTAGTTCTGCGATGAGGCAGTATTTTATATCAAACATAAAAATCGAAGCTTCCGAATTGGTGGTATATCTTGCGGATGGGAAAACAGAATGTAAAGCAAGTTCCAGTTGTGGAACACCAAAGGTAAATAAAGATCTATCGTTAGTGAAAGAGTTCCCTTCAAATCTAACTCAACAAAAAAATTCCTGTTGTTCCCCAAAATCTGTTACATTGGATTCTGAAAAAGTAGGTTGTTGTTAG
- a CDS encoding ArsR/SmtB family transcription factor, giving the protein MALNKKTEFPLPIQSFASFAKLLSHPARIAILEVLAERQTCVCGEIVDILPLAQSTVSQHLKELKEGGLVKGEVEGTSSCYCINWENFNQMTDAFILSLNTIKEYQKENGNCC; this is encoded by the coding sequence ATGGCATTGAACAAAAAAACAGAATTCCCCCTACCAATCCAAAGTTTTGCCAGTTTTGCGAAACTATTATCGCACCCCGCAAGGATTGCCATTTTGGAAGTATTAGCCGAGCGCCAAACGTGCGTTTGTGGAGAGATTGTCGATATTTTGCCTTTAGCACAATCAACGGTCTCCCAACACCTAAAAGAATTAAAAGAAGGTGGGCTTGTCAAAGGAGAAGTCGAAGGGACAAGTTCTTGTTATTGTATCAATTGGGAAAACTTCAACCAAATGACTGATGCTTTTATTTTATCGCTGAATACAATCAAAGAATACCAAAAGGAAAATGGAAACTGTTGTTAA